The Methanocella arvoryzae MRE50 DNA window CAGAGCAGTCCCTCTGCCTGTCGCAGGCACCCGAAGATGGCGATCACGTACGCCTCTCCCTCTATCAGCAAAGTCAGCAGGTGAGGGAGAACCACCCGGAGCGTCATCTGTCCCTGGGGTATGATAAAAGCGATCCCCCAGGTCAGCGCCCTCAGGACCCCCATCAGCAAAGCATAAGGCGGAAACAGGAACGACGGCAGAGTGAGGCTCTGAATGGTCCCGTACACCAGGTTATTGGCAAACGTCATCCAGGCGGCCTTCAGGATGTTGCCAGTCCCGTACGCCCCGCCCACCGGCGACAGCGTCCCGCTCTTCAGCTCCTGCGCAAACACCGCCAGCACCGCCACCTGTGTCTCCGGGAGGAAAAATGCTACGAGAGCGCCTATTCCTGTGGCACCGAAGAAGAGTGCGTTCGTTGCGAGAAACAGGTTCCAGTCCTTCCTGAAAATATCGATGATCTCACTGCGCAGGCCCATATTAAGTAGAGTCGGCTTACCAAGTTTTAAAGTCATTCCGGGGAAAAGTTCCGTGAATATCAAGATCGGGCACCGTCAATTTCTCACCACAGAGTACACGGAGACGCACAGAGAACTGCTTACCACAGAGGCACAGAGGTGCACAGAGGCTCACAGAGGCTTATTATATAATTAATTATCAACAGAACTTTAATTTAAAAAGTCTCTGTGTTTCTCTGTGCCTCTGTGGTGAACCATTTCTCTTTTATTATTCGTGGTAAAAAAGAAGCCCTGTGTTATCGTGTTCAGTCGCCGCCGATGGGGAATCGCAGTATAGATGCAACCCCTCCCAGCTTCTCCAGTCTCTGGCCGGGCTCGAACTCGGTGGAGAAGACGACGACTTTGCCCCGGGCGTGCTCCACGTCTCTCATTAATGACTCGATGTCGCGGGCGCCTTTTTCTCTCAGGCCTCGCAGCGTCTCGTCCGCTATCAGCAGTGTTTCGACGGCGCCGTAGTCGACTGCCCTTTTGGTCTCCGCGAAGCCGTACGTGGCCTTGCCGTCCTTCGCTATCTCCGAGAGGAGGGCTTCGATTAGCTGGGCTTCTCTGGTGATCCGGTTTTCCTCTGCGACGCGCTGGATGGCGCCTCGCCTGAGGACTTCCTGGAAGCCGGATGAGCCTATGGAGGAGGTGTCTTCCACGATGACTTTCTGGGCTACGGCCGGATGATTGACCCTGAGGAACTTGACGAAGTCGTCCTTGATGAAGCCGGGGCCGGCGACGACGATGGTCTGGACTTTGTCGGCGTACTTGAGCTGGGCGGCCACTTCGCCGAAGAATTCGCCTCTGCCGTCGACCGACCTTGCGTCGGCGCCTTCTCTTTTGCCCGACGACGCCTGGCGGATGCGGGAGACTTCTTCGATGCCGTACTGGCGAAGGTAGCCGATGGCGGCTTCGCCCTCTTCTATCGTCACGATCTCTACTTCAGGGCGCTTCGACGCCTCGACTGCATCCCGGATCCGCTCGATCTGGTCTGATTTCCAGTGCTTGGCGATGGACAACTCCGAATACGGCTCGATGTTTAGAGTATGGTAGGCGCCGGCGTCGAGGTCGGAGATGATGGTGCCCTTGATCCTGAGCCTGTTGGAGAACTTGTGGAACTCGGTGGACTCGACTTTGATGCCCAGCCGCACGAGCTTTTTCTCGACTTTGTCCGGGCGGATCTTGTCTGACACGGAGTCCACGGCCCGGAAGGTCATGGCGAAGACAGTGTCGCCGGGCTCTACGATGTACTTGAGGTGCCACAGATCGTCTAACGACTCCGGCTGCAGCGAGATTTCCCCGTAGTCGCCCCGGTACTCTTCCTTGTTGACCTTCATTGTCCCGATATCCTCGTCTCTCCGGGCGGCATGAACATCATGATCTTATCTGGTGATGCCGCCTGGCGGATGGCTTTACCGTCCTCTTCTGATGCGTGATCTATCAGGTAGCGGTAGATCTTCTTGGCAGCGTCGCCCTGGTTGAAGTCGCCGGGTTCGATGACTACCACGTACTTCGCCCTGGCTTTGACCGATTTCACGGGGCCGCCGATGACGTAGCAGCCCTGTTCGTCGAACCTGATGCCGATTGCGGCGCGGACCTGCACGTCCTTGACGTAGTTTCTCTCGCCCCTGACTATAAAGGCTCCCTTGGCCACGTACTCTCCGGGCTCCGGGGTCTTGCTGACCTGCTCGGGCTTTACCCAGTAGCAGTCTCCGGAGAACTGTCCGGCCTTCCACACTGACGAATACGAGACGGCGAACTGGGCTACTTCGGCCAGCGCCTGCTCTGTCACCGGCTTTCCCGCGGTCTTGAGGACCGTGATCGGCGCGCCGTGGGCCTGGGCGTGGAAGAACACGTCGTTCTTTTCCATGTACTTCTTGACGATCTCCTCGTTGGTGTCGGCATCCCTGCCTGCCACTACAAGGAAGCCGTCCGAGGTGAAGAACCACCTGAACCGGTCGTACCACTTCGGCTTCCGGGGCTTCGCGGAGACCTTCTTCTGGACCGGCTTACCAGGCTCGGCCACCTTCGGCTGCGCCTTCGCCATAGCCTTCCTGGTTTCCTCGATGGCTTTCAACGCGCCTTCCTTCTTGGCCTGGACTTTCTTGACCTTGTCGTAGTAAGCCTGAGCGTTCTGGGGCACGGTCAGCTTCA harbors:
- a CDS encoding mRNA surveillance protein pelota encodes the protein MKVNKEEYRGDYGEISLQPESLDDLWHLKYIVEPGDTVFAMTFRAVDSVSDKIRPDKVEKKLVRLGIKVESTEFHKFSNRLRIKGTIISDLDAGAYHTLNIEPYSELSIAKHWKSDQIERIRDAVEASKRPEVEIVTIEEGEAAIGYLRQYGIEEVSRIRQASSGKREGADARSVDGRGEFFGEVAAQLKYADKVQTIVVAGPGFIKDDFVKFLRVNHPAVAQKVIVEDTSSIGSSGFQEVLRRGAIQRVAEENRITREAQLIEALLSEIAKDGKATYGFAETKRAVDYGAVETLLIADETLRGLREKGARDIESLMRDVEHARGKVVVFSTEFEPGQRLEKLGGVASILRFPIGGD